From a region of the Vibrio orientalis CIP 102891 = ATCC 33934 genome:
- the rpiA gene encoding ribose-5-phosphate isomerase RpiA: MSMAKRFIEMDSSDCLRTKAAKAALDQVLRVLTPSSVIGIGTGATVEIFIQLLKQSGAEFSHCVSSSERSSKALQQAGLSEQPISSCERVDVYVDGIDEGLSSGETVKGGGAALAREKVLATMAMSFITIADSGRLKLALGTFPLPIEVLPAAELAVTHALQSLGGTPVRREGCTTDNGNIILDCSGLDLSEPQALEVSLNSIPGVVENGIFARRKADYMAFSDDGGVHWLARN, from the coding sequence ATGAGCATGGCAAAGCGATTTATCGAAATGGATAGCTCAGATTGCCTGCGTACTAAGGCTGCGAAAGCGGCCTTAGACCAAGTGCTGAGAGTGTTAACGCCATCGTCTGTGATCGGTATTGGTACTGGCGCGACGGTAGAGATATTTATTCAATTGCTTAAACAAAGCGGCGCAGAGTTTTCTCACTGCGTGTCGAGTTCAGAGCGTTCCAGCAAAGCGCTTCAACAAGCAGGTTTAAGCGAGCAGCCTATCTCTTCTTGCGAGCGTGTCGATGTCTATGTTGATGGTATCGATGAAGGGTTAAGCAGCGGCGAAACCGTCAAAGGTGGCGGGGCAGCGTTAGCGCGTGAAAAGGTTCTAGCAACCATGGCGATGAGCTTTATCACTATCGCTGACAGTGGGCGTTTAAAACTTGCTTTAGGGACGTTTCCGCTGCCGATTGAAGTGCTTCCAGCGGCAGAGTTAGCGGTTACGCACGCACTGCAAAGTCTAGGTGGAACGCCAGTGCGCAGAGAAGGGTGCACAACTGATAATGGCAACATCATACTTGACTGTTCTGGGCTGGATTTAAGCGAACCACAGGCTTTAGAAGTGTCATTGAACAGCATTCCTGGCGTGGTTGAAAACGGTATTTTTGCCCGCCGAAAAGCTGACTATATGGCGTTTTCTGATGATGGTGGTGTGCATTGGTTAGCGCGAAATTGA
- a CDS encoding Sapep family Mn(2+)-dependent dipeptidase yields MTERNFSTQMLGYFDDCTDELLNDLSGLIAIPSVRDLSTKSVNAPFGQSIRKSFDYLIDWAKREGFEVRDHQGYALDISYGEGKEEIGILHHVDVVPAGDEANWITHPFTLHQQGDLVFGRGVTDNKGPLMASLYILKMFKQLNTPMTRKIRVIIGGAEETTWECVEHYFRHQPQPAFGFSPDGDFPIVNGEKGILYAELQKESQTLRDLGVCQIYRIESERDRTSTCHHLSIWFSGQQAASVAQRFDGVADVTQQKELYRVVLTTPWEKSRNPHRVQNCMDKFMAVMRHVEGLDANSKSLIELLESCFADSIDGAKLGLAHMDDEMGGTSCCVSSINLDEHGYNLDFDFRFPKGLSIEETRTQLQHLSQKYGVSFTEQQYLPLSYLSPESDLIQAMGKAYSEVTGMEAQCFSKGAASYARALNNGVAFGPTFPGDVTKVHEPNEQLSLESLRKAITIYVKVLISLQE; encoded by the coding sequence ATGACGGAACGCAATTTTTCCACACAAATGTTAGGGTATTTTGATGACTGTACTGATGAATTACTCAACGACTTATCTGGATTAATTGCCATTCCGTCAGTTCGTGATTTAAGCACTAAATCAGTCAACGCGCCGTTTGGTCAAAGTATCAGAAAATCCTTTGATTACTTGATTGACTGGGCAAAGCGTGAGGGGTTCGAAGTACGAGATCACCAAGGCTATGCGCTCGATATTAGCTACGGTGAAGGTAAAGAAGAAATTGGTATTCTGCACCATGTTGATGTTGTGCCCGCAGGCGATGAAGCGAATTGGATTACCCATCCATTTACGCTTCACCAACAAGGAGACCTAGTATTCGGTCGCGGCGTAACGGATAACAAAGGGCCTCTTATGGCTTCGCTATACATCCTCAAGATGTTTAAGCAGCTCAACACACCAATGACACGCAAAATTCGCGTGATTATCGGTGGCGCTGAAGAGACAACTTGGGAATGTGTAGAGCATTATTTCCGCCATCAGCCACAACCGGCTTTTGGCTTTTCTCCCGATGGCGACTTCCCAATCGTCAATGGAGAAAAAGGTATCTTGTATGCCGAGTTACAAAAAGAATCCCAAACTTTACGTGACTTAGGAGTGTGTCAGATTTATCGAATTGAAAGTGAGCGAGACCGAACGTCAACGTGTCACCACCTTTCAATTTGGTTTTCAGGCCAACAGGCAGCAAGTGTGGCGCAGCGCTTTGATGGCGTTGCCGACGTAACTCAACAGAAGGAGTTGTACCGCGTTGTATTGACAACGCCGTGGGAGAAATCTCGCAACCCGCATCGCGTCCAAAATTGTATGGACAAGTTTATGGCTGTGATGCGCCATGTTGAAGGGTTAGATGCTAACTCAAAAAGCTTAATCGAGTTGTTAGAGTCATGTTTTGCAGACTCAATCGACGGAGCAAAATTAGGGCTAGCACATATGGATGATGAGATGGGAGGCACCAGTTGCTGCGTCTCTTCAATTAACCTTGATGAACATGGATATAACTTGGATTTTGATTTTCGGTTTCCTAAAGGACTGAGCATCGAAGAAACTCGTACCCAACTTCAACACTTATCCCAAAAGTATGGAGTGAGTTTCACCGAGCAGCAGTACTTACCTCTATCTTACCTCTCACCCGAAAGTGACCTTATCCAAGCGATGGGAAAAGCGTATTCCGAAGTTACGGGAATGGAAGCTCAATGCTTTAGCAAAGGTGCAGCATCGTATGCACGGGCGCTAAACAACGGTGTGGCATTCGGACCTACTTTTCCAGGTGATGTGACGAAAGTGCATGAGCCAAACGAACAGCTCAGCCTCGAGTCATTGAGAAAAGCAATAACAATATACGTGAAAGTTCTCATATCACTTCAGGAGTAA
- the tkt gene encoding transketolase: protein MITRSKLADTIRVLSMDAVQKAGSGHPGAPMGMADIAEVLWRDFLKHNPTDPTWSDRDRFILSNGHGSMLIYSLLHLTGYDLTMEDIKSFRQLHAKTAGHPEYGYAPGIETTTGPLGQGITNGVGMALAEKVLGEQFNRPGHDIVDHFTYVFMGDGCMMEGISHEACSLAGTLGLGKLVAFWDDNGISIDGEVEGWFSDDTPKRFEAYGWHVIADVDGHNAEAIRKAILEAKAETDKPTLICCKTIIGFGSPNKSASHDCHGAPLGEDEVALVRENLGWDYAPFEIPADIYSEWDGKDAGKDAQAQWQNRFDAYQQAFPELAAEYKRRVEGELPENWQQISQDVIATLQANPATIATRKASQNAIEAFGAHLPEFLGGSADLTPSNLTNWSGSKAISAQDASGNYLSYGVREFAMSAMMNGIALHGGFIPYGGTFLMFMEYARNALRMAALMKQRSIFVYTHDSIGLGEDGPTHQPVEQIASLRLTPNMSTWRPCDQVETAVAWKSAVERKDGPTSLIFSRQNLVQFERDQATLNDVAKGGYILSDCDGQPELILIATGSEVALAMQAKEQLSNVRCRVVSMPSTDLFEAQTPEYREQVLPASVSKRIAIEAGIADYWFKYTGLNGDIIGMTTFGESAPAEQLFEMYGFTVENVVAKAHALLEK from the coding sequence CTTGGTCTGATCGCGACCGTTTTATTTTGTCTAATGGCCACGGCTCAATGCTGATCTACAGCTTGCTGCACCTAACGGGTTACGACTTAACGATGGAAGACATCAAATCATTCCGTCAGCTTCACGCTAAAACAGCAGGTCACCCAGAGTACGGCTACGCGCCGGGTATCGAAACCACGACAGGGCCGTTAGGTCAGGGCATTACCAATGGTGTTGGTATGGCACTGGCTGAAAAAGTACTGGGTGAGCAATTTAACCGTCCGGGTCATGACATTGTTGACCACTTTACCTATGTGTTTATGGGTGATGGCTGCATGATGGAAGGCATTTCTCATGAGGCGTGTTCACTCGCTGGCACACTCGGCTTAGGTAAGCTAGTTGCGTTCTGGGATGACAACGGCATTTCGATTGACGGTGAAGTGGAAGGTTGGTTCTCTGACGATACGCCAAAACGATTTGAAGCGTACGGCTGGCATGTTATCGCCGATGTGGATGGTCATAATGCCGAAGCAATCCGCAAAGCGATTCTAGAAGCGAAAGCAGAGACCGATAAGCCGACATTGATCTGTTGTAAAACCATTATCGGCTTTGGTTCGCCAAATAAATCAGCAAGCCATGACTGCCACGGTGCACCATTGGGTGAAGATGAAGTGGCATTAGTGCGCGAAAACCTAGGTTGGGACTACGCGCCGTTTGAGATTCCTGCGGATATCTACTCTGAGTGGGATGGTAAAGACGCGGGCAAAGATGCTCAAGCACAATGGCAAAACCGTTTTGATGCTTATCAGCAAGCGTTCCCAGAACTGGCGGCAGAATATAAGCGCCGCGTAGAAGGTGAGCTTCCAGAAAACTGGCAGCAAATCAGCCAAGATGTGATCGCGACGCTGCAAGCCAACCCAGCAACGATAGCAACGCGTAAAGCATCACAAAATGCGATTGAAGCGTTCGGTGCTCACTTACCGGAATTCTTAGGTGGTTCGGCAGATTTAACGCCATCAAACCTGACTAACTGGTCTGGTTCTAAAGCTATCTCTGCGCAAGATGCGTCAGGTAACTACCTAAGCTACGGGGTACGTGAGTTTGCTATGTCAGCAATGATGAACGGCATTGCCCTGCACGGTGGTTTTATCCCTTACGGCGGCACCTTCCTGATGTTTATGGAATACGCACGTAATGCACTGCGCATGGCAGCATTGATGAAGCAACGCAGCATCTTTGTCTACACCCATGACTCGATCGGTTTAGGTGAAGATGGCCCAACGCATCAACCTGTCGAGCAAATTGCGTCACTGCGTTTAACGCCAAACATGAGCACATGGCGTCCATGTGACCAAGTGGAAACCGCAGTAGCTTGGAAGTCAGCAGTTGAGCGCAAAGATGGCCCTACATCACTGATTTTCTCTCGTCAAAATCTTGTTCAATTTGAGCGCGACCAAGCAACGCTTAATGATGTCGCAAAAGGCGGCTATATCTTGTCGGATTGCGATGGTCAGCCAGAGTTAATCTTGATTGCTACAGGTTCTGAAGTGGCACTGGCAATGCAGGCGAAAGAACAGCTTTCTAATGTGCGTTGTCGTGTCGTGTCTATGCCATCGACAGACCTGTTTGAAGCGCAAACGCCAGAGTATCGAGAGCAGGTTCTACCAGCATCGGTGAGCAAACGTATCGCGATTGAAGCGGGTATTGCTGACTACTGGTTTAAATACACCGGCCTTAATGGCGACATCATCGGTATGACGACATTTGGTGAGTCTGCACCAGCAGAACAGCTCTTTGAAATGTACGGCTTTACGGTAGAGAACGTCGTCGCGAAAGCACACGCGTTACTGGAGAAGTAA